Genomic DNA from Ensifer adhaerens:
GCCAGCACACCTTCAAGCTCGATATGCTCGCCGATGCTGCGATGGAGAAGCTCGTTCATGTCGCGCACGAGAATGTTGGGGTCGACAGGTTTCGGATTGAGTGGCTGGCGGCGCGAAAAGGCCAGAAGACGTCCGGTCAGGCTGGCGGCGCGATGCGCGCCCTGCAGCGCCATGTCCGCCGCGCGGCCAATCCGTACCTCATCACCCGGCTTGCTGCGTTTGATCGTATCGAGTCCGCCGATGATGACGGTCAGCAGGTTGTTGAAATCATGCGCAACGCCACCGGTGAGCTGACCGACGGCCTCCATTTTCTGCGCCTGGCGCAAGGCGTCTTCCGCCTTGGCGCGTTCGGCGATTTCATCGGCGACGCGCTGTTCGAGCGTGGTGTTGAGCGCCTGAAGTTCCTCTTCCGCTGCACGGCGCTGGGCAAGCTCACGTTCGGCAGCATGGAACAGCTGCGCATTATCGATCGCCACCGCGGCCTGGCTTGCGAGCGCCAGAACACGCTCTTCGGCGCGGATATCGAACATGTGCGCTTCAGAATGCCCAAAGAACAAACCGCCGATCACCTCCCCGCTTCGCGACTTCACCGGCACGGCCATGTAGCTGCGAACCGGAGCATGTCCCTCCGGCATGCCGAAATACGGGGCGCTCTTGCCATAGCGGAGATCAGCCGTGACGTCGGGCGACCGTACGACTTCCGTGCCGGCAAAGGTCGGATGAAAGACCTCCGTGTTCCGCGGCATGGGGAACTGCGAAAACGCCTCGCGCGGCACGCCCGAAAGGCTATAGAGCGTGTATCTTTCGCCTTGCTCATCGACGACGTTATGAAAGAAGGCACCGAATTCGGCACCGCTGAGTTCCACGCTGGCATCGGTGATCGCCTGAACCAGCTTTTCCTGGTCGAGATTGCCCGATATGGCATTGGCGGTCCGGTTCAGGATCGAGAGCGCGCGCATCTGCTCTTCGAGTTCCCGCGCGGCCCTGCGCTCTGCTGTGATGTCGATTACCACGCCGGACATGTTCTTGTGGCCGTCGCTATCGGTTTCCACACGGCCGCGGGCAACCACGACCCGCTCCTCGCCGCTGCCGTGAACGCGGTATTCGGCCTCACAGGGTTCGCCGGTTTCGACGGAACGGCCGAGCACGGCCAACACGGTATCGACATCGCGAGGGTCGATGCGGGCCACGAAGTCCTGCAGCGGAAGCCCCGCTTCCGCATCGGTCGGGTTGATGCCGAAAACCTCGGCGAGCGTTCCCTGGATCGCAAGCCGGTCGCTATCGACAGACCAGTCGAACACGGCAACGCGTCCTGTCGAGAGCGCCAGGCTCAGGCGGTCCTGCGTCATGAGAAAGCGCTGCTCGCTCCTGAACACCGCTCGCGCGGCCTCGCGCCGGATCTCGGCCATCTGGATGTTGGAGTGAACCCGAGCGACAAGTTCGCGCGCGGCGAAGGGCTTGATCAGATAGTCATCGGCACCGGCATCCAGTCCCTCGACCTTCGCTTCCTCTCCCGCCCGCGCCGACAGCATGATGACGGGCACTTCAGCAAGACGTTCATCAGCCCGAACCGCCCGGAGGAGGCCGAAACCGTCGAGCTTTGGCATCATGACATCGGTCAGGATGAGTTCCGGTTTCCGTTGGCGGGCGAGTTCAAGGGCAACCTCCCCATCCGGCGCGACGACGACCTGATAGCCCTGGGCTTCGAGAAGGCGGCCGACATAGGAGCGCATGTCGGCATTGTCGTCTGCCAGAAGGACCCTCTTCCCGGTGTTCTCGACAGCACCGCCCTGGACCGTCAGAGCATTCAGGCCGAACGCCGAAATCTGCGATGCAGCCTGTTGGTCGGCCCCATCGGGCAACCAACGCAATGCCTCCTCGACGAATTCATGCGATCTGGAAACGACTGCCGCTGCGTGAGCATTCTCGTCAATAACCTTGTCTGATTGCAGATGCGCTCGTCCCAGGGGAAGCGTCACGGTGAAGGTCGTGCCCTTGCCCTCGATACTTTTTGCCGAGATCGCCCCGCCATGCAGCGTCACCAGTTCGTGAACCAACGCCAGGCCGATGCCGCTCCCTTCGAAACTGCGCCCTCGGGTCCCTTCTATGCGATGAAAGCGGTCGAATAGCCGGGGCATTTCCTCGGCCGGGATGCCCACCCCCGTATCCCAGACCTCGACCACCGCGGAACGACCGTCCGCAGATTGATGAACGGAAACCCCGATCTCCCCCTCCATCGTGAACTTGAACGCATTGGACAAGAGGTTCAGGATTACTTTCTCCCACATCTCGCGATCGATGAAGATGGGTTCGGAAAGCGCCTGGCAGTCTATTGCCAGCGTCAGTCCGGCCCGCTCTATGGCCGAACGGAAGCTCGCCGCGATATCGGCGGTGAATTCGCAGAGGTCGGTCGCCCGGTATGTGGCACGGACACGCCCCGCCTCGATCCGCGAGAAATCGAGAAGGCTGTTGACCAGCCGCAAGAGGCG
This window encodes:
- a CDS encoding Signal transduction histidine kinase, encoding MSVPHLETTNATTNLNFLAGGGEMGALIRAHDWSNTVLGAPESWPQSLKTAVRIMLTSRQPIWIGWGDQLIYLYNDAYKSIIGGKHPWALGRPTAGVWREIWPEIGPMLTTAMGGVEGTYVEEQLLIMERHGYPEETYYTFSYSPIPTDDGTPGGIICANTDDTRRVIGDRQLRLLRELAARTVDARSWQEACDRSIRALATNQHDMTFAQLFIACANGRDVSLAASFGVPEDRGESIPHSQTWPISKVLNEHQPLVVDDIAAFLPGAPPKGAWDLESKQAAILPVQPSGDTGRAGVLVVGLSPYRQFDENYRGFLDLAAGQIASAIANADAYEEERRRVEALAELDRAKTAFFSNVSHEFRTPLTLMLGPLEDALSGHMPLEQMRSQVELAHRNGSRLLRLVNSLLDFSRIEAGRVRATYRATDLCEFTADIAASFRSAIERAGLTLAIDCQALSEPIFIDREMWEKVILNLLSNAFKFTMEGEIGVSVHQSADGRSAVVEVWDTGVGIPAEEMPRLFDRFHRIEGTRGRSFEGSGIGLALVHELVTLHGGAISAKSIEGKGTTFTVTLPLGRAHLQSDKVIDENAHAAAVVSRSHEFVEEALRWLPDGADQQAASQISAFGLNALTVQGGAVENTGKRVLLADDNADMRSYVGRLLEAQGYQVVVAPDGEVALELARQRKPELILTDVMMPKLDGFGLLRAVRADERLAEVPVIMLSARAGEEAKVEGLDAGADDYLIKPFAARELVARVHSNIQMAEIRREAARAVFRSEQRFLMTQDRLSLALSTGRVAVFDWSVDSDRLAIQGTLAEVFGINPTDAEAGLPLQDFVARIDPRDVDTVLAVLGRSVETGEPCEAEYRVHGSGEERVVVARGRVETDSDGHKNMSGVVIDITAERRAARELEEQMRALSILNRTANAISGNLDQEKLVQAITDASVELSGAEFGAFFHNVVDEQGERYTLYSLSGVPREAFSQFPMPRNTEVFHPTFAGTEVVRSPDVTADLRYGKSAPYFGMPEGHAPVRSYMAVPVKSRSGEVIGGLFFGHSEAHMFDIRAEERVLALASQAAVAIDNAQLFHAAERELAQRRAAEEELQALNTTLEQRVADEIAERAKAEDALRQAQKMEAVGQLTGGVAHDFNNLLTVIIGGLDTIKRSKPGDEVRIGRAADMALQGAHRAASLTGRLLAFSRRQPLNPKPVDPNILVRDMNELLHRSIGEHIELEGVLAPRVWTIEADQNQLESAIINLAVNARDAMPAGGKLTIETANTALDESYTATDAEVVPGQYVMIAVSDTGTGMSTETLNRAFEPFYTTKEVGRGTGLGLSMVYGFVKQSGGHVTIYSEEGQGTTIKLYFPRYRGETDTKGAEADVFVPASSVGEVILVVEDNDDVRAYSTMILSELGYTVLEASECEAGLAIIKTEQRIDLLFTDVVLPGRTGKQLADEAAKIRPGLKVLFTTGYSRNAIVHQGRLDAGLELISKPFTFEQLATRVRDVIDRM